The Paenibacillus uliginis N3/975 genome has a window encoding:
- a CDS encoding sensor histidine kinase — MNYKMIKILILFIPTLTIGVWEFVRHEYLLPYISMELGNWLAPILVFLVSITLLLKLFGKMEELQQQLLKEQAAKTVLQEREIIAQELHDGIAQSLFLLSVKVDRIKNTDNNENSTLYTSLRMTAQQINEYVRQAICSLRQPPQSETLVWQSSIQHLAELFEDESGQRVRIDWNIRDEDLSTKEKVELYSSIREGLQNIRKHADAELISIEGEHIPGGWKVLITDDGKGFTGQPLEYPERFGLKIMKERAERLGWLMKLSREGQQTILCIEKREDVAYAAHSNSNRG; from the coding sequence ATGAATTATAAAATGATCAAAATTCTCATTCTATTTATTCCAACGCTTACGATCGGCGTATGGGAGTTTGTCCGCCATGAATATTTGCTCCCCTATATTTCGATGGAACTCGGGAACTGGCTCGCGCCGATACTCGTTTTTCTCGTTAGCATTACGCTCCTGCTCAAGCTGTTCGGCAAAATGGAAGAGCTCCAACAACAGCTGCTGAAAGAACAAGCCGCTAAAACTGTTTTGCAAGAACGTGAGATTATAGCCCAGGAGCTGCATGACGGAATCGCCCAATCCCTGTTTCTTTTATCCGTCAAAGTTGACCGCATTAAAAATACCGATAACAATGAAAATTCTACCTTATACACCAGCCTGCGGATGACGGCCCAGCAGATTAATGAATACGTAAGACAAGCCATTTGCAGCCTTCGTCAGCCTCCGCAAAGCGAAACTCTTGTCTGGCAGAGTTCCATACAACATTTAGCCGAGCTGTTTGAAGATGAGAGCGGTCAGCGCGTACGCATAGATTGGAACATTCGGGATGAAGATCTTTCGACCAAGGAAAAGGTTGAACTATACTCTTCTATCCGTGAAGGGCTTCAAAATATACGAAAGCATGCCGATGCAGAGCTCATTTCCATCGAAGGAGAACATATACCCGGCGGATGGAAGGTGCTGATTACGGATGACGGAAAAGGTTTTACCGGACAACCTTTAGAGTATCCCGAACGCTTCGGCTTGAAAATTATGAAAGAACGAGCCGAAAGGCTAGGATGGCTTATGAAGTTATCCCGAGAAGGTCAACAGACTATCTTATGCATTGAAAAAAGAGAGGATGTCGCTTATGCAGCCCATTCGAATTCTAATCGCGGATGA
- a CDS encoding NCS2 family permease codes for MFKLKERNTTIKTEVLAGLTVFLTVAYIIIVNPMILKDAGVPFDQSFTATIAAAVIGTLFMALFANYPIVIAPAMGLNAYFTYSVIGGHDIPYMVGFSAVFISGIIFLLISLTSLRTKLIQAIPENLKHAIAAGIGLFIAFIGMRLSGIIADHETNLVTLGDFTEPGVALTLVGIAVTIALLALNFKGALFLGMIITGIIAWLTGQLHFDQGFISMPKLPEGILVYNPITSIGDVIEYGLYSVVFSFLLVMLFDTTGAMLAILKQAGLLKDGKLDRAGSAFAADSVGTIVGSMFGTSPTAATVESAAGVGAGGKTGLTGITVVVLFIAAAFFSPLISSLSGVAAITAPSLIIVGCMMIRSVSDIEWNDFEEAFPAFLVIISMPLTSSIANGIALGFISYPVMKIAKRKFRDVHPFVYVFAVLFLIQLIFFAH; via the coding sequence ATGTTCAAGTTGAAAGAACGCAATACGACGATAAAAACCGAGGTGCTGGCGGGGCTTACGGTCTTTTTGACCGTGGCTTATATCATCATCGTCAATCCGATGATCCTGAAGGACGCCGGAGTACCTTTTGATCAAAGTTTTACAGCCACGATTGCTGCAGCTGTCATTGGCACCCTGTTCATGGCACTGTTTGCGAACTATCCGATCGTGATTGCGCCGGCCATGGGGCTGAACGCTTACTTTACGTATTCCGTTATCGGAGGACATGATATCCCTTATATGGTAGGTTTCTCGGCCGTATTTATTTCGGGGATTATTTTTCTGCTAATCTCTTTAACCTCGCTTCGTACGAAGCTGATTCAAGCGATTCCTGAAAACTTGAAACATGCGATTGCAGCGGGGATCGGGCTGTTTATTGCTTTTATCGGTATGCGATTGTCCGGTATTATTGCAGACCATGAGACCAATCTGGTCACACTCGGCGATTTTACGGAGCCTGGCGTGGCTTTGACATTGGTCGGAATCGCCGTAACGATCGCGCTTCTTGCCCTGAATTTTAAAGGTGCGCTGTTTCTCGGAATGATCATTACCGGAATTATCGCCTGGCTGACCGGTCAGCTGCATTTTGATCAAGGCTTTATTTCCATGCCGAAACTGCCCGAGGGCATTCTCGTGTACAACCCGATCACTTCGATCGGCGATGTTATTGAGTACGGGCTGTACAGTGTAGTGTTCTCGTTTCTGCTCGTCATGCTGTTTGATACGACAGGCGCCATGCTCGCTATTCTGAAGCAGGCAGGCCTGCTGAAAGACGGCAAGCTGGACCGTGCTGGAAGCGCCTTTGCGGCGGATTCTGTCGGTACCATTGTTGGCTCCATGTTCGGGACAAGCCCGACTGCAGCCACGGTGGAATCCGCGGCAGGTGTCGGAGCAGGCGGCAAAACAGGCCTTACGGGCATCACCGTAGTTGTGCTGTTTATCGCAGCGGCTTTTTTCAGCCCGTTGATCAGTTCGTTGTCAGGGGTGGCGGCTATTACGGCACCAAGCTTGATTATCGTCGGTTGCATGATGATCCGCAGCGTTTCGGATATTGAGTGGAACGATTTTGAAGAGGCGTTTCCTGCCTTCCTGGTCATTATCAGCATGCCGCTGACATCCAGTATCGCTAATGGTATTGCCCTCGGTTTCATCTCCTATCCGGTTATGAAAATCGCCAAGCGGAAGTTTCGTGATGTGCATCCGTTCGTGTATGTATTCGCGGTGCTGTTCCTGATTCAGCTTATATTTTTCGCACATTAG
- a CDS encoding FAD-dependent oxidoreductase, with protein sequence MNEQVRMEQGLQQYPESLWRATTELPSFPRLAEDIETDVAVVGAGITGITTAYLLAKAGKKVVLLDAGRILDGTTGFTTAKVTAQHGMIYHELIQHFGEEKARLYYDANIEAMNFIGNQIGEWGIDCGWEQEDAYIYTLDEQNMRSKLEDEFKAYEKLDIPGEWLESIPLPIPVRGAIKMPGQHRFHPLAYLKRMVEEFLKMGGVIYENTAIGDEAETEGPITIKTQRGNHSITCQFAVSASHFPFYDGMGKGFYFTRLHIERSYALAVKPDKAYPGGMYLSVDNPTRSLRSVSYNGEDLVIVGGENHPTGKSECTHSHYENLEKFAGELLGARHIPFRWSTQDLITLDKLPYIGPITSKQDRILVATGYRKWGMTNSAAAAKIITDQILGKDNPYTELYTPSRFNADPALKTFIVQNAGVAKEFISGKVDMTNSNIEELQVGEGAVVRHNGQRAGAYKDEQGNLYLVDTTCTHLGCETEWNEGERSWDCPCHGSRYRYDGEVLEGPAIDPLKKLDPYE encoded by the coding sequence ATGAATGAACAGGTTCGGATGGAGCAAGGACTTCAGCAATACCCGGAATCCCTTTGGAGAGCAACAACGGAACTTCCTTCTTTTCCACGGCTGGCGGAGGATATTGAGACCGATGTAGCTGTCGTGGGTGCCGGTATCACCGGCATTACTACCGCTTATTTGTTAGCAAAGGCAGGAAAAAAGGTCGTTTTGCTCGATGCCGGACGGATTTTGGACGGAACCACCGGATTTACGACCGCTAAAGTAACGGCACAACACGGTATGATCTATCATGAGTTGATACAGCATTTCGGCGAGGAAAAGGCACGGCTCTATTATGATGCCAATATTGAAGCGATGAATTTTATCGGGAATCAGATCGGTGAATGGGGCATTGACTGCGGCTGGGAGCAGGAAGATGCCTATATTTACACTTTGGATGAGCAAAATATGCGATCAAAGTTGGAGGATGAGTTCAAGGCATATGAGAAGCTAGACATTCCCGGAGAATGGCTGGAATCCATACCGCTACCTATACCGGTACGCGGAGCGATTAAGATGCCGGGACAGCACCGATTCCACCCGCTGGCCTATTTGAAGCGTATGGTTGAGGAATTCCTCAAGATGGGTGGAGTGATCTACGAGAACACCGCTATCGGGGACGAAGCGGAAACCGAAGGGCCGATTACGATCAAAACCCAGCGAGGAAATCACAGCATTACATGCCAGTTTGCCGTGTCCGCGTCACACTTTCCTTTCTATGATGGGATGGGGAAGGGGTTTTATTTTACAAGACTGCATATAGAGCGTTCCTATGCCCTTGCTGTGAAACCGGATAAGGCTTACCCGGGAGGTATGTACCTGAGTGTCGACAATCCCACTCGTTCCTTGAGATCTGTCTCCTATAACGGTGAGGATTTGGTGATCGTCGGAGGCGAGAATCATCCAACCGGCAAAAGTGAATGCACACACAGCCATTACGAAAATTTGGAGAAGTTTGCCGGAGAACTCCTCGGCGCCCGCCATATCCCGTTCCGCTGGTCGACACAGGATCTAATTACCTTGGACAAGCTGCCTTACATCGGACCCATCACCTCGAAGCAGGACCGGATTCTGGTGGCTACCGGCTACCGGAAATGGGGCATGACGAACAGTGCGGCCGCCGCAAAGATCATTACGGATCAGATTCTAGGCAAGGACAATCCTTACACGGAACTGTATACACCTTCCCGATTCAATGCCGACCCGGCGCTGAAGACATTTATTGTACAAAACGCCGGAGTCGCCAAAGAGTTTATTTCCGGCAAAGTAGATATGACCAACAGCAATATTGAAGAGCTTCAGGTAGGTGAAGGCGCTGTCGTCCGTCATAATGGTCAGCGAGCCGGAGCCTATAAGGACGAGCAGGGGAATCTGTATCTGGTCGATACAACTTGTACGCACTTGGGCTGTGAAACCGAATGGAATGAAGGCGAGCGGTCATGGGACTGTCCATGCCACGGCTCCCGGTACAGATATGACGGTGAAGTGTTGGAGGGTCCGGCGATTGACCCGCTTAAAAAGCTAGATCCTTACGAATAA
- a CDS encoding spore germination protein: MERRKDSTEKTKQWLLNQLENVGDQEQVHLTDGREEVELIYFKSMCDPTFVSENLINRYYEIHNMQEYCDYIKSYPSSNEVQDEDELLESLLKGYVAVFTKEHIYLFDALLVEGAGVSTADTENVIQGPTDSFTENIDTNMNLIRRRYQTAHLKSEYLTVGKMSKTRIAILYDDRRVDHSVLKELRKRLSIIDEDIVQSASEIERFTMKPSMRLFPTMMLSERPDRTVLNLSQGKIAVLVDTDGYVILLPAIFNDFFTAMDDQIQLPPIGWFLKGVRYIGLFLTVLLPSLYVAFTSYNPEILKMQITLLIAGSRSTVPYPSFIEVLFMLLAMEFLTEASVRLPKAIGPTATTVGGLILGTAATEAGLVSSIMIILVAAVAITNFVIPVTMMSFGIRVSKYIFIGLASLFGLVGIVLGIITMIMYLASLRSYGKPYLKMFAVDKSAKEGRGNG; this comes from the coding sequence ATGGAAAGGCGAAAAGACAGCACGGAGAAGACCAAGCAATGGCTGTTGAACCAGCTTGAGAACGTTGGGGATCAGGAACAGGTTCATCTTACGGACGGCCGCGAGGAAGTCGAGCTTATTTACTTCAAAAGCATGTGTGACCCTACCTTTGTCAGCGAAAATTTGATCAACCGTTATTACGAAATTCACAATATGCAGGAGTATTGCGATTATATAAAGTCATATCCATCCAGTAATGAAGTGCAGGATGAGGATGAATTGCTGGAGAGTTTACTCAAGGGGTATGTAGCGGTATTTACCAAAGAGCATATTTATCTGTTCGATGCACTGCTGGTTGAGGGAGCAGGTGTATCGACGGCGGATACGGAAAATGTCATCCAGGGACCGACGGACTCCTTCACGGAAAATATAGATACCAACATGAATCTGATTCGGCGCCGCTATCAGACGGCACATTTGAAATCCGAATATCTGACTGTAGGTAAAATGTCCAAAACCCGTATCGCTATATTATATGATGATCGCCGGGTGGACCACTCTGTACTTAAAGAACTGAGAAAACGGCTGTCTATAATTGATGAGGATATTGTACAATCGGCATCGGAGATCGAGCGGTTCACGATGAAACCCAGCATGCGGCTGTTTCCTACCATGATGCTCAGTGAACGGCCGGACAGGACGGTTTTGAATTTGTCTCAAGGAAAAATTGCGGTTCTTGTCGATACGGATGGATACGTTATTCTGCTCCCAGCTATCTTTAATGATTTTTTTACAGCGATGGATGATCAGATTCAGCTGCCCCCAATCGGGTGGTTTCTTAAGGGTGTCCGATATATTGGCTTGTTCTTGACGGTGTTGCTGCCTTCTCTTTACGTGGCCTTTACCTCCTATAATCCGGAAATATTGAAGATGCAAATTACTTTGCTCATTGCAGGCAGCCGGTCGACCGTACCGTATCCGTCCTTCATTGAGGTTTTATTTATGCTGCTTGCGATGGAATTTCTGACGGAAGCAAGCGTACGTCTGCCTAAAGCAATCGGCCCTACGGCAACGACCGTAGGCGGTTTGATTCTGGGAACAGCAGCCACCGAAGCAGGTCTTGTCAGCAGCATCATGATCATTCTGGTGGCAGCCGTAGCGATTACGAACTTTGTTATTCCTGTAACCATGATGAGCTTCGGGATTCGAGTGTCGAAATACATATTTATCGGGCTGGCTTCATTATTCGGGTTGGTCGGGATCGTGCTTGGCATCATTACGATGATAATGTATTTGGCTAGTCTCCGTAGCTACGGCAAGCCATATTTGAAAATGTTCGCCGTGGACAAGAGTGCGAAGGAGGGACGAGGAAATGGTTAG
- a CDS encoding GerAB/ArcD/ProY family transporter: MVRSTYFFYLFLLNALINLVNFVPRTLIQDRFHGSVMSLIIALPIGLSLMLLFARMISKFPQQGLPEIMSRFLPKWVAKALLIVMGSIWFMSSILTLVGFLDMTNRYISPDVSPFVVLVGFLLVVGLSARLDSESILYGLEIVLYMTVPLIVYMVWRVFSSPFYSWDASKQVITYLWERPKYQALASATYVFTGYINMTIFNRVFEKLRIRHIWLFFIVGLCTLVIAMFSSIGFLGAEGADQHVYPSFSTVDSLRIRYFIIERMIYVFYVVYMCLSLVNSIIHWHVAKELLMGVFSKASVHVPNDSKNIKKRQKTEWWILAVFSCIVYAFALTLDQFTMTQMGIIFLNVRFAGEFILLGLMFYLVMQRRKRV, from the coding sequence ATGGTTAGAAGCACGTATTTCTTCTACCTCTTTCTGTTGAATGCGCTAATTAATCTGGTCAACTTTGTTCCGCGTACGCTCATCCAAGACCGGTTTCACGGCTCGGTCATGTCTCTAATTATTGCCTTGCCTATTGGCCTCTCACTGATGTTACTATTCGCTAGAATGATCTCTAAATTTCCGCAGCAGGGACTGCCAGAAATTATGAGCCGCTTCCTACCGAAATGGGTCGCCAAAGCATTGCTTATTGTAATGGGTTCTATTTGGTTCATGTCTAGTATTTTAACTCTAGTCGGTTTTTTGGACATGACGAACCGCTACATTAGTCCAGACGTTTCTCCTTTTGTCGTTCTGGTCGGTTTTCTTCTGGTGGTGGGCCTGAGTGCCCGGCTCGATTCCGAGTCGATTCTATATGGCTTGGAAATAGTTCTGTATATGACGGTTCCACTGATCGTTTATATGGTGTGGCGTGTATTCAGCAGTCCGTTTTACAGCTGGGACGCATCCAAGCAGGTTATCACCTACTTATGGGAGAGACCCAAATATCAGGCGCTTGCCAGTGCGACGTATGTGTTCACCGGTTATATCAACATGACTATATTTAACCGGGTTTTCGAAAAGCTTCGGATACGGCATATTTGGTTGTTTTTTATTGTGGGCCTCTGCACGCTTGTCATAGCTATGTTTTCGTCGATCGGATTTCTCGGTGCAGAGGGTGCCGATCAGCATGTGTATCCCTCCTTTTCTACGGTAGATTCTCTGCGGATTCGGTATTTTATTATCGAGCGGATGATTTATGTGTTTTATGTCGTCTACATGTGTTTGTCGCTCGTCAATTCAATTATTCATTGGCATGTGGCAAAAGAACTGTTAATGGGGGTATTCAGTAAAGCCTCTGTCCATGTGCCTAATGACTCCAAAAACATAAAAAAACGCCAGAAGACAGAATGGTGGATCTTGGCTGTGTTTTCCTGTATCGTATACGCTTTTGCACTGACTCTGGACCAATTCACGATGACCCAAATGGGTATTATTTTCCTGAATGTCCGTTTTGCGGGTGAATTTATCCTGCTTGGATTGATGTTTTACTTGGTTATGCAGAGGAGGAAGAGAGTTTGA
- a CDS encoding Ger(x)C family spore germination protein, whose product MKLLRRILAALLCSSLLVTTGCEFRDIDLRLFVVAMGVDLIKDQPDMLRFSFKMEIPTGDPKSGEEKSMVITQDSSTVAKAVRELKSKVDKELDFGHCKGMMYGEAYARKNIRGIQDWTVRRRDMQLLMYPAVAIPTAEAVLKTQPPTERIAGTSLFLALSEDGTESPYIIKTYSFDLARRISEEGMDPILPVVEVQGETLMNINRMALMNKEKVKDILSPEETKLFNLLYHNNLRSDFSTKLDGNLFEINVTSTRAGYNIKTLEAGKERIQYKVRLEGILEEKEGGGQLTQGEVKEIEKALSKNITDDVTKLLVKIRNTGLDPLGFGLRYYGTHWNNETEVKQWKEMYPRIQFLVDVHTKIRSSGYNR is encoded by the coding sequence TTGAAACTTCTCAGACGGATACTTGCTGCGTTATTGTGTTCTTCCCTACTGGTGACAACCGGCTGTGAGTTTCGGGACATTGACCTTCGGTTGTTCGTTGTTGCGATGGGAGTAGATTTGATCAAAGATCAACCCGATATGCTGCGTTTCAGTTTTAAGATGGAGATACCTACCGGAGATCCAAAGTCCGGAGAGGAGAAATCGATGGTCATTACCCAGGACTCTTCCACTGTAGCGAAGGCTGTTAGGGAGCTGAAATCCAAGGTAGATAAAGAGCTGGATTTTGGACATTGCAAAGGTATGATGTACGGAGAAGCTTATGCGCGCAAAAACATTCGTGGAATACAAGATTGGACGGTCCGTCGCCGGGATATGCAACTTCTCATGTATCCTGCGGTAGCTATACCTACCGCAGAAGCTGTTCTGAAAACCCAACCTCCCACGGAACGGATTGCTGGCACTTCTTTATTTTTGGCGCTGAGTGAAGACGGCACAGAATCCCCTTATATTATCAAGACATATTCTTTTGATCTGGCTCGCCGGATATCAGAGGAAGGGATGGACCCCATTTTGCCTGTCGTTGAAGTTCAAGGCGAGACGCTGATGAATATTAACCGCATGGCGCTGATGAACAAGGAGAAAGTGAAGGATATTCTGTCCCCTGAGGAAACCAAGTTGTTCAATCTGTTGTACCACAATAATTTGAGAAGTGACTTCAGTACAAAGCTGGATGGCAACCTATTTGAGATCAATGTTACTAGCACAAGAGCAGGTTACAATATTAAGACCCTCGAGGCAGGTAAGGAACGTATTCAATATAAAGTCCGGCTCGAAGGAATACTGGAAGAGAAGGAAGGAGGGGGGCAGCTGACGCAAGGAGAGGTTAAAGAGATTGAAAAAGCTCTGAGCAAAAATATTACTGATGATGTGACCAAGCTGCTTGTGAAAATCCGCAACACCGGTCTGGATCCGCTCGGATTCGGACTGCGTTACTATGGTACGCATTGGAACAACGAGACAGAGGTTAAACAATGGAAAGAGATGTATCCCCGTATCCAGTTCCTTGTTGATGTCCATACAAAAATCAGATCCTCCGGGTACAACCGCTGA
- a CDS encoding aldo/keto reductase family protein, translating into MEFRRLGSSGLKVSDISLGSWLTYGGYVERENAVKSIQTAYGMGVNFFDTANVYEQGAAEMVVGETLRGFPRESYVLATKVFGKMGDGPNDQGLSRKHIMEQCHASLKRLGTDYVDIYYCHRFHTETPVEETLRALDDLVRQGKVLYVGVSMWTAAQMEEALAVADRYLLDRIVVNQPLYNMFERGIEDEIIPLGEKKGIGQVVYSPLAQGVLTGKYASREDVPENSRASKLGSDRLKISEERISQVQALGHIADELGISVGQLALAWILRQGNVSSALVGASRPEQVEENVNASGIKLSSDTLTAIEDILKK; encoded by the coding sequence ATGGAATTCAGAAGATTAGGCAGCAGCGGATTAAAGGTAAGTGACATCAGTCTGGGAAGCTGGCTGACGTACGGCGGCTACGTTGAACGGGAGAATGCTGTGAAATCAATCCAGACAGCCTATGGCATGGGTGTAAACTTCTTCGATACGGCTAATGTCTATGAACAAGGTGCTGCTGAAATGGTTGTCGGAGAGACGTTAAGGGGATTTCCGCGTGAATCTTACGTACTTGCTACAAAGGTATTTGGTAAGATGGGTGATGGACCTAATGATCAGGGACTATCCCGTAAGCATATTATGGAGCAGTGCCATGCCAGTTTGAAACGCCTTGGTACGGACTATGTAGATATTTATTATTGTCACAGGTTCCACACGGAAACACCGGTTGAGGAAACACTCCGCGCACTGGATGATCTGGTTCGTCAGGGTAAGGTGTTGTATGTCGGTGTCAGCATGTGGACCGCGGCTCAGATGGAAGAAGCATTGGCGGTTGCGGACCGTTATCTGCTGGACCGGATTGTCGTAAACCAGCCGTTGTACAACATGTTTGAACGCGGCATTGAGGATGAAATTATTCCGCTTGGCGAGAAGAAGGGCATCGGTCAGGTCGTATATTCCCCACTGGCGCAAGGCGTGCTGACAGGCAAATATGCATCCCGGGAGGATGTGCCGGAGAATAGCCGCGCGTCCAAACTCGGGTCGGACCGACTTAAGATTAGCGAAGAGCGTATCAGTCAGGTACAGGCTCTTGGCCACATTGCGGACGAGCTTGGCATTAGTGTAGGACAGCTGGCGTTGGCCTGGATTTTACGTCAGGGCAATGTGTCGAGTGCCCTTGTCGGAGCAAGCCGTCCTGAGCAGGTAGAGGAGAATGTAAACGCGTCGGGCATTAAGTTGTCGTCTGACACGTTGACGGCTATTGAGGATATTCTAAAGAAATAA
- a CDS encoding GGDEF domain-containing protein → MINILFTNFCVFVTFIYISGLLSQKYVVGVQSPSFIVKINAGLLFGIYGIILMYYSYPINPLLFADLRHLAIVVIASYMGWLPSLIAGILIAAGRLLLLGLTASSAIAAAGMFLIGILCGLISRFRGHRLIKMMIMNVTGMLVILVVMMINLKSQGSVFEFFLTQLIISVLGTLVIYALTEYINTSNKLFLQMKKNSETDYLTNLNNLRQFEQLLSERFLEAHHFNERLGVLAIDIDHFKKINDTYGHAVGDAVLQQLSRVLKDHTRSFCEVSRTGGEEFSILVPEVSPAEISLLAEKIRAAVEGHSFDPGDGTRLKITVSIGAAVHPDTIQASDAGDLLKQADRELYRAKNGGRNRICTATTLSRYTRLNA, encoded by the coding sequence ATGATTAACATACTTTTTACGAATTTCTGTGTATTTGTAACTTTCATATATATATCGGGACTGTTATCTCAAAAATATGTTGTCGGTGTACAGTCCCCCTCCTTTATCGTAAAAATAAATGCGGGACTGCTCTTTGGGATTTACGGCATCATATTAATGTACTATTCTTACCCGATCAATCCGTTGCTTTTTGCCGATTTGCGCCACCTGGCGATTGTGGTCATAGCGAGTTATATGGGCTGGCTGCCATCCCTTATTGCAGGAATTCTGATCGCGGCTGGGAGATTGCTGTTACTCGGTCTGACTGCCTCCTCGGCAATCGCTGCCGCAGGTATGTTTCTGATTGGGATCCTATGTGGACTCATCTCCAGATTTCGAGGTCATCGCCTGATCAAAATGATGATCATGAACGTTACGGGTATGCTCGTCATTCTGGTGGTCATGATGATTAATTTAAAGTCACAGGGTAGCGTCTTTGAATTCTTTTTAACCCAATTAATCATCTCGGTGCTCGGGACGTTAGTCATCTACGCCCTGACGGAATATATTAACACCTCCAACAAGCTGTTTCTGCAAATGAAGAAAAACTCGGAAACCGATTATTTAACCAATCTGAACAACTTGCGGCAGTTCGAACAGCTTCTGTCCGAACGCTTTCTTGAAGCCCATCATTTCAATGAACGGCTCGGAGTCCTCGCAATCGACATCGATCACTTCAAAAAAATAAACGACACCTACGGCCATGCGGTCGGAGACGCCGTTTTGCAGCAGCTCAGCAGGGTGCTGAAGGATCACACTCGTTCATTTTGCGAAGTGTCACGCACTGGCGGTGAAGAGTTTTCGATACTCGTTCCTGAGGTTTCTCCAGCTGAAATATCGCTACTTGCCGAGAAGATCCGAGCCGCCGTGGAGGGCCATTCCTTTGATCCTGGAGACGGGACAAGGCTCAAGATAACGGTCTCGATCGGTGCTGCTGTACATCCGGATACGATACAAGCTTCGGATGCCGGCGATCTGCTTAAGCAAGCTGACCGGGAGTTATACCGGGCGAAAAACGGTGGCCGGAATCGGATCTGTACCGCAACTACTCTTAGCCGATATACAAGATTAAATGCTTGA
- a CDS encoding sensor histidine kinase translates to MRKFQWKIINLFFISGALTLLILFGIRQGARILGRKYWNNTWVDQLFLVNRFLEDFFGFPILATISGIALFVCIVLLLSRRTITTMNQLIEGTNRLARGELNQEIKVKSEDEFGLMADHINRMAKQLKLSMEEERMAVQAKNELISNVSHDLRTPLTSIIGYLRLVSEDRYKDEVELRYYTDIAFEKSMRLGRLVNDLFDYTRMGYSPLNRADINLVELLGQLAADFSLAGHTRQDNVQVMFTATEEKIMIAADGDKLMRTFENLLSNAIRHGKDAGRIDLTVNRDQHHAIVQVINFGPPIPSHSINHIFDRFYRADASRTDQTGGAGLGLAIVKSIIDAHNGTIRVSSSEVQTMFEVRLPFSSSSK, encoded by the coding sequence ATGCGTAAATTTCAGTGGAAAATTATTAACCTGTTCTTCATAAGCGGGGCGCTGACCTTGCTTATTTTGTTCGGCATTCGTCAAGGGGCAAGGATACTCGGCCGGAAATACTGGAATAACACATGGGTGGATCAGCTTTTTTTGGTGAACCGATTCCTTGAGGATTTTTTTGGGTTTCCCATTCTTGCCACGATCAGCGGCATCGCGCTGTTTGTGTGCATTGTGCTGCTGCTCAGCCGAAGAACGATCACCACGATGAATCAGCTGATAGAAGGCACGAATCGGCTTGCCCGGGGCGAGCTGAATCAGGAGATCAAGGTGAAATCCGAGGATGAGTTCGGATTGATGGCTGATCACATTAACCGGATGGCCAAGCAGCTCAAACTTTCTATGGAAGAGGAGCGTATGGCCGTACAAGCTAAAAACGAGCTGATTAGCAACGTATCCCACGACCTGCGCACACCGCTCACTTCCATTATCGGCTATTTGCGGCTCGTTAGCGAAGACCGGTATAAAGACGAAGTAGAGCTGCGGTATTATACAGACATCGCTTTTGAGAAGTCGATGCGTCTGGGCAGACTTGTGAACGACCTCTTTGATTATACACGTATGGGATACTCACCCCTGAACCGTGCAGACATTAACCTCGTGGAGCTACTCGGCCAGCTTGCTGCTGACTTCTCCTTAGCAGGTCATACGCGTCAAGACAATGTTCAAGTAATGTTTACGGCAACTGAAGAAAAAATAATGATTGCAGCAGACGGGGACAAGCTGATGCGAACCTTCGAGAACCTGCTCTCCAATGCCATCCGGCACGGCAAAGATGCCGGAAGGATTGACCTGACGGTCAACCGGGATCAGCACCATGCCATCGTACAGGTTATTAATTTCGGGCCGCCTATCCCTTCCCATTCCATAAATCATATATTTGATCGGTTTTATCGCGCGGACGCCTCTCGTACTGATCAAACCGGCGGAGCCGGGCTTGGCCTTGCCATTGTCAAAAGCATTATCGATGCGCATAACGGAACGATCCGTGTCAGCAGCAGCGAGGTGCAAACGATGTTTGAAGTCCGTCTTCCATTTAGTAGCAGTTCAAAATAA